The DNA window ATAACGAATTAATAAATTGTGCGTGACAGCATTAAGAGAGATACCCCACTCCACCATTTCACTGAAACAGACTAAAGCATCATCAACCTGTTGTGCTTGACAAAGACCATCAATTATCAAACTAAAAGTGAGCTTCAATCCACGTTCTAAAAGCATCTGCAACAGTAACAAGGTTGGGAGAAATACCTCTGCATCACTTTGAAAGCCTTTCCTGCCTCGTTCATCACATTGGCTTTGCAGAAGCAATCAATTGGCATGTTATAAGAAAAGACATCTGACACGAGTCCATCTTGGACCATTTGATTCTATTACGGATCACCCTCCATACCTCTTCCTGCCTTGTacaaaatttcaatcaattcaagGTAAATGCTAAACCCTTTTAATAAAACTTCGCACCCTGCTCAATAAAACTATCCAATATCCCACACGTCTCATTGACATCCAAACCCTTTAACAAACAAGTCACTAGGATGTTAAACGTCGAAATGTCAGGCAAGTAACCTCCCTCCCCAAGTTTCCTCGATAATGCACCTGCCTCTCTTGGCATACACTTCTCTTACAGGCAGCGGAATAATGTATCGCAAGCCAATCTCCACGAGGCAGGCTCCTTTCCTATGAAATAACCTTTTGGGACTGGAAActgaattggatttttttaagcTGAGAGATTATTGAAGAAAGACTATTATTACATGTCAAAGAAGCATCAGTGTTGTTGGTTTGTCTTTGAAGTTGATCAGTTTTGGGCTTTGAGAGGTTTCTTTTGTGTCGGGGAACTTTGAACGattgaatgattttttagatttacgGAGGGTATTGAGTTCAGGCGATGATCTAGAAGCTAAAGAATGAAAGCCCTCTCATGTCCGCCCTTCCTGCAGAAACTGCAGCAAAGTGAAGCACAGGGGTTTTACCTAACAAAATTTCAAAGCCGGACTACAAATGACCTGTCGTTTTTACTTTCGTTTCTACATAACGACGACTTGACGGTTCTAATGAACTACTTGGTGTTTTCTATAACAACcggttgtttttgtattttaaacgagcttttaaaaaaaaaaatattttattttattttaaattattttttattttatgttttcaagttgaattgttaacattaaaaataaatatatacacagTTAAACCTATGTTTGTTTGGAATtcttaagcaacaaaaaaattttaaacctaTATTTGTTCGGAATTCTTAAGCAACAAACAAATTTTAGATGTCATGTTACGATGTAGTCGTTatcatatttatgaaaaataatttacttgaaTTATgtaacatttttattattgatttataaatatatttgaatttatatagatattgtttaaagtaattttatttgtaaatatattaaaaaaatatatttaaaaaaattctaattctaatatgaatataaaaaatataaaaaaaaaatttaaaaccaattttttttaaaaaaaaatactcactcttattctttttataatttttacattaatatattaaaataatctaaaatcataaaaaaaatcaaaattttaaaaagttttagttCAACCAGAGCCAAATACTCTCTAAATTAATGAAATCCATCAATGTAATTAACTCATTCTCTTATAAACTAACTTAATTACAATGAATATGCAATAATACAAGAGCATTTTTAtctcataaaaacaatatatggagctccttaataataataataataataataaacataagGAGATAGATAGCAAAAATATGTATATACGGaactttttaactttttaatagtATAGCTTCCTGGGTAATTGTTTTATGCTATTGTCTGTGATTTTCACTATTGCTCGAGCCTTTATGCCttagattaataaataaatattcggTTACCCCAAATTCTTTTTCCGAacaattttaagaatatatattttataaaaatattatgtatttaaagaaaacaagtcactctcaaggattttttttttatttgattaacatGGATGTTTAGATGAATTAAcgtatattttaactaattttacatatcttgaaattaataatcatgtaaatctAAAAGTAACCCTAATACTTGTAGGATTTAAAATAGTAAtgttctaaaaaacaaaattaaaactttaccagtttaaatatactttttaaaatttattcgaACATAAGAGTGAAGAAAGAGAGCGAATATTGGATTTATCTCAAACGAAAGCTCCTTTATTAAGAATAGTTTAGATCAACATTCAAAGGGGCAATTGCAAGGAGCACAATTTGGACGAGTAGAGATGTCTGTAAAACGCATATAATCACTTCCTCTGAACATTATAATCAATCTAACCCTGCCTGCAACAGCAACAACAGAACCAAGAGTAAAAAAGCTAGTGTTGAAGCATCAAAGAGCAATCTGGTAAAACACGTTACGCGTCCACGTCAAGACTCACATTGCTACCAGATGTACAGGCCGGTCTCCTGGGAGGGAGTGGATGATGAGGTGTTCTCTGCAGTTTGTAAATCCAAGTTCAATCATGTAACGATAAATTCTCATTTTAAAGGATCCTGGTTAGGAAATTCTAGGAGTCGATATCAATGATGTGCCTTTATTTAGTTCTTTTATCTACAAAATGGTCATTTTTATTGGAAATCGCGTGACCGAACggacttttttaaaaactctatGGTAGAACCCAGGGCTGCAACTGGCCTCATTCTAAAAATGTCCAGCAGATATCAATCTCTATAATAGAGTTTGAAATTTGAACATGAaacttattaataaaaatttcaaattttaatcacGGGAGCATCCCGTGTAAACAACTTTCTCCTTGTTTTTTCCCCCCTTGCAGCTATGTTTTttgcatgctttttatttttttttcctctgagGAAGGAGATGGGGGATACAATTCTCCCcgccacacaaaaaaaaacccgcAAGCAAGAAGAAGGGGGGTAAGATATTATTACCTGTAGTTTCGGGCGCAAAGTTTCTATTGCCACTGTTGACTTTTGATTCACTCCAGCTCCTTGCTGTTGGgggaaaaaacccaaaaatgaaGACAGAGAGGTCAAATAGAGTTTTAGGCGCAGAGGATTAGTAAATCAAGATGCGTTAATTTGTTCTATTTGCAATTAAAATCGTCGCCTCTACTCTGCATCAATTAGCAAATGAGATGACTATAGTTTACTAGGTTTTTTCACACTTAAAAATCCATAATAGAATATATTTACTGGAAAATACCTCTAATGTAATAACGGCTTAGATGAAAGTATTTTCGAAACAAATCCAGTTGattgactgtttttttcttttaaaaaacatgaactcaAATAGAAATTGTTGAATAGGAGACATATAATTCTGTTTTTTGCAGCAATTACATTCAACTTCAGAAACACTCCAATGCAAATCAACTAAGACTTTTAAGAATTAAGATAGTATTTAGTCATTATCTCGagataaaaaaacacagaaacacAGTTGAagcaacttaaaaaaacataaataaagcaCAGGAACACAGTAGAAGCaacttaaaaacacataaataaaatagaataaagtaATTGAGTTTCATGGCCTTAAGTAAGCAAGCAACAAGGCATGCAGGCTGGTTGAAATTAGCAAAGAATAGCAGTTGCTGCTCAGTAACTGGCAGAGCATCTCATGTGGCGGTGGCTGAGCATGTGAATACATGGgaccatttattttaatatagcaACTAACCCAAACCCAAACCTGTACCGACGGGACAATACATGAAAAATTTGTGGGTTTTTCTCTAGTAATAGTGACAAGTACCTTGCATAATGCCCAGTCTGCTGAATCAAAGAAGGCGCGTTCATGGTCCTACATTCATTATTAAAGGCTCGTTTATCATATAATAGCACGGATTTTCTTTAATATCACttgttaaatcatgttatttAGCTTACCTTTGAAATCAAGGGCTTCTTTTTGGGTGCCAGCCCTCCATATTTCTTGGTCGTGGATGCTGCCTGTcaacaacagaaaaaaaaaaaaaaaaattcaagtttgacaaaaatcttcaacaattttatttccGAGAGAATAATactgattaattaaataatgctGGGCACAGCCGCCCCtggttaatttgattttgctAGGCTCCACGGAGCCGATGTGGGTAATATTTCTTTCGTCTCtcagtttatttaatttaagatcGATTCGTTGATCAAAGATGGCgctcctaaaaaaacaaaacgttCATCTCAAAATTAGGTTAGATTGAGCACTCAAAAGCTCAAGTTAGGTACAACGGACCAGCCTCAATTATCCTTTACTTTGACCCCGTCAACTGATAAGGCctaaaatcaagatttataaTGGGTGAGTTGAA is part of the Populus alba chromosome 10, ASM523922v2, whole genome shotgun sequence genome and encodes:
- the LOC118046535 gene encoding uncharacterized protein isoform X3; translation: MADCNSSENFYGSQDIEAASTTKKYGGLAPKKKPLISKDHERAFFDSADWALCKQGAGVNQKSTVAIETLRPKLQAGLD
- the LOC118046535 gene encoding uncharacterized protein isoform X1, which gives rise to MADCNSSENFYGSQDIEAASTTKKYGGLAPKKKPLISKDHERAFFDSADWALCKQGAGVNQKSTVAIETLRPKLQRTPHHPLPPRRPACTSGSNVSLDVDA
- the LOC118046535 gene encoding uncharacterized protein isoform X2, yielding MADCNSSENFYGSQDIEAASTTKKYGGLAPKKKPLISKDHERAFFDSADWALCKQGAGVNQKSTVAIETLRPKLQRTPHHPLPPRRPACTSGSNAGLD